In Kineococcus sp. NBC_00420, a single genomic region encodes these proteins:
- a CDS encoding MurR/RpiR family transcriptional regulator has protein sequence MRGRIDAVWSDLTPSERQVAEVVLERADDLAGFSGAELAEFSGASKATVSRFFRRLGFTSYAEARVDARSLRARGVPTGGLPDGSPGPVATHVAHDVKNLTRTAENLSATDLDGVVTTLAAARRVLVLGWRNSYPVALHLREQLLQARPDVSVAPLPGQTVAEEVAGLDARDLLVVVGFRRRTPAVPAVLELAAELGIPCVLLTDPAAGPPAAPVAHRLVVPVDGPGAFDSYAAVMTTVAVLAEGVLARRGSAGRHRVGEVAKAHDALAELES, from the coding sequence GTGAGGGGCCGCATCGACGCGGTGTGGTCCGACCTCACCCCCTCCGAACGTCAGGTCGCCGAGGTGGTCCTGGAACGGGCCGACGACCTGGCCGGGTTCAGCGGCGCGGAACTGGCGGAATTCTCCGGTGCTTCGAAGGCGACGGTCAGCCGGTTCTTCCGGCGGCTCGGTTTCACTTCCTACGCCGAGGCCAGGGTGGACGCGCGGTCGTTGCGGGCCCGGGGGGTACCGACGGGCGGTCTCCCCGACGGCAGCCCAGGGCCGGTCGCGACGCACGTCGCGCACGACGTCAAGAACCTCACCCGGACCGCGGAGAACCTCTCTGCCACCGACCTGGACGGCGTCGTCACGACGTTGGCGGCGGCCCGGCGGGTTCTCGTCCTCGGCTGGCGCAACAGCTACCCGGTGGCGTTGCACCTCCGTGAACAGCTCCTCCAGGCCCGGCCTGACGTCTCCGTCGCGCCGTTGCCGGGACAGACCGTTGCCGAGGAGGTCGCGGGACTCGACGCGCGGGACCTCCTCGTCGTCGTGGGTTTCCGGCGTCGGACACCGGCGGTCCCGGCGGTGCTGGAACTGGCCGCGGAGCTCGGGATCCCGTGCGTCCTGCTCACCGATCCCGCCGCCGGGCCACCCGCGGCCCCCGTCGCGCACCGGCTCGTGGTCCCGGTCGACGGTCCGGGAGCCTTCGACAGCTACGCCGCGGTCATGACGACGGTCGCCGTGCTGGCCGAAGGTGTCCTCGCCCGACGTGGCAGTGCAGGTCGGCACCGCGTCGGTGAGGTCGCGAAGGCCCACGACGCGCTGGCCGAGCTCGAGAGCTGA
- a CDS encoding allantoate amidohydrolase produces the protein MDRCEELAAVSAIGHGIERVHLSPEHARVNEMAAGWMAGVGMRTWRDQAGNQWGRLEGREPGLPALVLGSHLDTVTDAGRYDGMLGVVSAIEVAARLVPRAAELPFALEVVAFSDEEGTRFSTALTGSFAVAGNWHEDWWERTDRDGVSVRSAAERFGLDPARIGEAARRPEELVGYLELHIEQGPHLEAAGRPLGVVSSIAGARRFTGRVVGEARHAGGTPYGKRKDALVGASQVVLAVERLAVELGGIATVGRLQAFPGGVNVVPGLVEFTLDVRAEHDEQRDVLVDAITAYAQEFCGLRGLGFELIEVHAAAGVYCDADLVESVTAGIAATGDPEPLTIWSRAGHDAMAIAAVTPVAMIFVRCEDGISHAPGEKVTLEDVAIGIDAFEATVLDVARRRA, from the coding sequence ATGGACCGCTGCGAAGAACTCGCCGCGGTCTCCGCGATCGGACACGGGATCGAACGCGTCCACCTCTCGCCCGAGCACGCCCGGGTCAACGAGATGGCCGCTGGGTGGATGGCCGGGGTCGGGATGCGGACCTGGCGCGACCAGGCGGGGAACCAGTGGGGACGCCTGGAGGGCCGCGAACCCGGGCTGCCCGCGCTCGTGCTCGGTTCGCACCTGGACACCGTGACCGACGCGGGACGCTACGACGGGATGCTCGGCGTCGTGAGTGCGATCGAGGTCGCGGCCCGACTCGTCCCGCGCGCCGCGGAACTGCCGTTCGCGCTCGAGGTGGTCGCGTTCTCCGACGAGGAGGGCACCCGGTTCTCCACCGCGCTCACGGGCAGCTTCGCGGTCGCCGGGAACTGGCACGAGGACTGGTGGGAGCGGACCGACCGCGACGGCGTCAGCGTCCGGTCGGCGGCGGAACGGTTCGGCCTCGACCCCGCCCGGATCGGCGAGGCGGCCCGGAGGCCGGAGGAACTCGTCGGGTACCTGGAACTGCACATCGAACAGGGTCCGCACCTCGAGGCCGCCGGGCGCCCCCTGGGGGTCGTCTCCTCGATCGCGGGAGCCCGGCGCTTCACCGGCCGCGTCGTCGGTGAGGCCCGCCACGCCGGGGGAACTCCCTACGGCAAGCGGAAGGACGCCCTCGTCGGTGCGTCCCAGGTGGTGCTCGCCGTCGAGCGCCTCGCCGTGGAACTCGGCGGCATCGCCACCGTCGGTCGGCTGCAGGCCTTCCCCGGTGGGGTGAACGTCGTCCCCGGTCTGGTCGAGTTCACCCTCGACGTCCGGGCCGAGCACGACGAGCAGCGCGACGTCCTGGTCGACGCGATCACCGCCTACGCGCAGGAGTTCTGCGGCCTGCGCGGACTGGGTTTCGAACTCATCGAGGTCCACGCCGCGGCGGGGGTGTACTGCGACGCCGACCTCGTGGAGTCCGTCACCGCCGGCATCGCCGCGACCGGTGACCCCGAACCCCTGACGATCTGGAGCCGGGCCGGGCACGACGCCATGGCCATCGCCGCCGTCACCCCCGTCGCCATGATCTTCGTGCGCTGCGAGGACGGCATCAGTCACGCCCCGGGGGAGAAGGTGACCCTCGAGGACGTGGCGATCGGTATCGACGCGTTCGAGGCCACCGTGCTCGACGTGGCCCGCCGACGAGCATGA
- a CDS encoding pyridoxal-phosphate-dependent aminotransferase family protein, with translation MGPGPITVDPRILSAMSAQLVGQYDPAMTAYMNETQALYREVFRTTNEATVLVDGTSRAGIEAALVSLLSPGDVVLVPVFGRFGHLLREVAERCGAEVHTIEVPWGEVFTLEALEAAVREVRPKLVAMVQGDTSTTMNQPLEGVGAMCHRYDALLYVDCTASIAGNPFEMDAWEVDAATAGLQKCLGGPSGSSPVSLSPRAVEVIRARHSVEAGLRADPESDEDTLPSPARIRSNYFDLGMILDYWSEKRLNHHTEATTMLYGARECARLVLEEGLENGIARHRLHGDAMLAGVRGLGLEVYGDVEHKMHNVVAVLIPAGVDGDAVRAEMLNDYGIEIGTSFGPLAGKVWRIGTMGYNARKDTVLVTLASLEQVLRAHGADVAPGGGTVAAQEVYAR, from the coding sequence ATGGGCCCGGGGCCGATCACCGTGGACCCGCGCATCCTGAGCGCCATGTCCGCCCAGCTCGTCGGGCAGTACGACCCGGCGATGACGGCGTACATGAACGAGACGCAGGCCCTCTACCGCGAGGTGTTCCGCACCACCAACGAGGCGACCGTCCTCGTCGACGGCACCTCGCGCGCCGGCATCGAGGCGGCGCTGGTGTCCCTCCTCTCGCCCGGCGACGTGGTCCTCGTGCCCGTCTTCGGCCGCTTCGGCCACCTGCTGCGCGAGGTCGCCGAACGCTGCGGCGCGGAGGTCCACACCATCGAGGTCCCCTGGGGTGAGGTGTTCACCCTCGAGGCCCTCGAGGCCGCCGTCCGCGAGGTGCGGCCGAAGCTCGTCGCGATGGTCCAGGGCGACACCTCGACCACCATGAACCAGCCCCTCGAAGGGGTCGGCGCGATGTGCCACCGCTACGACGCCCTGCTCTACGTCGACTGCACGGCCTCGATCGCCGGGAACCCCTTCGAGATGGACGCGTGGGAGGTCGACGCCGCCACCGCCGGTCTGCAGAAGTGCCTCGGTGGTCCCTCGGGCAGTTCCCCGGTCTCGCTGTCCCCGCGCGCCGTCGAGGTGATCCGGGCCCGGCACAGCGTGGAGGCCGGGCTGCGCGCCGACCCGGAGTCCGACGAGGACACCCTGCCGAGCCCGGCCCGCATCCGCTCGAACTACTTCGACCTCGGGATGATCCTCGACTACTGGAGCGAGAAGCGGCTGAACCACCACACCGAGGCCACCACGATGCTCTACGGCGCACGGGAGTGCGCCCGGCTGGTGCTCGAGGAGGGGCTCGAGAACGGGATCGCCCGGCACCGGCTGCACGGCGACGCCATGCTCGCCGGCGTCCGGGGTCTCGGGCTGGAGGTCTACGGCGACGTCGAGCACAAGATGCACAACGTCGTGGCCGTCCTGATCCCCGCCGGGGTCGACGGCGACGCCGTCCGCGCGGAGATGCTGAACGACTACGGCATCGAGATCGGCACGAGTTTCGGCCCGCTCGCCGGCAAGGTCTGGCGCATCGGGACGATGGGTTACAACGCCCGCAAGGACACCGTCCTCGTGACGCTCGCGTCCCTCGAACAGGTGCTCCGTGCGCACGGTGCGGACGTGGCGCCCGGCGGCGGAACCGTGGCGGCGCAGGAGGTCTACGCCCGGTGA